A stretch of Odocoileus virginianus isolate 20LAN1187 ecotype Illinois chromosome 31, Ovbor_1.2, whole genome shotgun sequence DNA encodes these proteins:
- the POLR3D gene encoding DNA-directed RNA polymerase III subunit RPC4: MSEGNAAGEPSAPGGPRPLLSGARGLIGRRPAPPLTPGRLPSIRSRDLTLGGVKKKTFTPNIISRKIKEEPKEEVTVKKEKRERDRDRQREGHGRGRGRPEVIQSHSIFEQGPAEMMKKKGNWDKTVDMSDVGPSHIINIKKEKRETDEETKQILRMLEKDDFIDDPGLRNDTRNMPVQLPLAHSGWLFKEENEEADVKPRLAGPKEEDMEVDVPAVKVKEEPRDEDEEAKMKAPLRAARKIPGLPKDVSVAELLRELSLTQEEELLFLQLPDSLPGQPPTQDIKPIKTEVQSEDGQMVVIKQEKDREARLAENTCTLADLTEGQVGKLLIRKSGKVQLLLGKVTLDVTMGTTCSFLQELVSVGLGDSRTGDMTVLGHIKHKLVCSPNFESLLDHKHR; encoded by the exons ATGTCGGAAGGAAACGCCGCGGGCGAGCCCAGCGCTCCGGGAGGGCCCCGACCCCTACTTTCTGGGGCGCGGGGGCTTATTGGGCGAAGGCCGGCACCTCCCCTCACCCCGGGCCGCCTTCCCTCCATCCGCTCCAGGGACCTCACCCTCGGGGGAGTCAAGAAG AAAACCTTCACCCCAAATATCATCAGTCGGAAGATCAAGGAAGA GCCCAAGGAAGAAGTAACTGTCAAGAAAGAGAAGCGTGAAAGGGACAGAGACCGACAGCGAGAGGGCCATGGACGGGGCCGGGGGCGCCCAGAAGTGATCCAGTCCCACTCCATCTTCGAGCAGGGCCCCGCCgaaatgatgaagaaaaagg GGAACTGGGATAAGACCGTGGATATGTCAGACGTGGGGCCCTCTCACATCATCAACAtcaaaaaggagaagagggaaacagatgaagaaacaaaacagatcCTGCGCATGCTGGAGAAGGATGAT TTCATCGATGACCCTGGGCTTAGGAATGACACTCGAAATATGCCTGTGCAACTGCCGCTGGCTCACTCGGGCTGGCTTTTTAAGGAAGAGAATGAGGAAGCAGATGTTAAACCACGGCTGGCCGGCCCCAAGGAAGAGGATATGGAGGTGGATGTGCCTGCTGTGAAAG TGAAAGAGGAGCCCCGAGATGAGGATGAGGAGGCCAAGATGAAGGCTCCTCTCAGAgcagccaggaagatcccaggccTCCCGAAGGATGTGTCTGTGGCGGAGCTGCTCAGGGAGCTGAGCCTCACGCAGGAGGAAGAGCTGCTGTTCCTTCAGCTGCCGGACTCACTCCCCGGCCAGCCACCCACTCAGGACATCAAGCCCATCAAGACGGAGGTGCAGAGCGAGGATGGGCAGATGGTGGTTATAAAGCAAGAGAAAGACCGG GAAGCCAGGCTGGCAGAGAACACTTGTACCCTGGCTGACCTGACAGAGGGACAGGTCGGCAAGCTGCTCATCCGCAAGTCAGGGAAGGTGCAGCTCCTCCTTGGCAAGGTGACTCTGGACGTGACGATGGGGACCACTTGCTCTTTCCTGCAG GAGCTGGTGTCCGTGGGCCTTGGAGACAGCAGGACAGGCGACATGACAGTCCTGGGACACATAAAGCACAAACTTGTCTGTTCTCCCAACTTCGAATCCCTGCTGGATCACAAACACCGGTAA